In Gemmata obscuriglobus, a single genomic region encodes these proteins:
- a CDS encoding aldo/keto reductase, producing the protein MSIPTRPLGKTGVNVSALCLGGWHIGQPAIGDAEAERIMHAAIDAGVTFFDNAWDYHEGRSEEIMGNALSTGGRRQKVFLMTKNCGRDAEHSRQHLDDSLRRLKTDVIDLWQFHEINYDNDPEWIVERGALAHALEAQKAGKVRFIGFTGHKAPHILLKMLGTHNDWDTCQLPVNVCDYFYRSSIHDVIPELKKRNVAAIGMKSLGGGNLEAGGQIPGGGVATADECIRFALSQDIASLVVGIDSMKVLMQNVEIARSFRSMPKDESDALLARVKTVAGDGRFEPSKSTQLFDGPYHRRQHGFAG; encoded by the coding sequence ATGTCGATCCCCACCCGCCCGCTCGGCAAGACCGGCGTCAACGTGTCCGCCCTCTGTCTCGGCGGATGGCACATCGGCCAGCCCGCCATCGGCGACGCCGAGGCCGAGCGCATCATGCACGCCGCCATCGACGCGGGCGTCACGTTCTTCGACAACGCCTGGGACTACCACGAGGGGCGGTCCGAAGAGATCATGGGGAACGCACTCAGCACCGGCGGCCGGCGCCAAAAAGTGTTCCTCATGACCAAGAACTGCGGGCGCGACGCCGAGCACTCCCGCCAGCACCTCGACGACAGCCTCCGGCGCCTCAAGACCGACGTCATCGACCTGTGGCAGTTTCACGAGATCAACTACGACAACGACCCGGAGTGGATCGTCGAGCGCGGCGCGCTGGCCCACGCCCTGGAGGCCCAGAAGGCCGGCAAGGTGCGGTTCATCGGCTTCACCGGGCACAAGGCCCCGCACATCCTCCTGAAGATGCTCGGGACGCACAACGACTGGGACACGTGCCAGCTCCCCGTGAACGTGTGCGACTACTTCTACCGCAGCAGCATCCACGACGTGATCCCCGAGCTGAAGAAGCGGAACGTGGCCGCCATCGGGATGAAGTCGCTCGGCGGCGGGAACCTGGAGGCCGGCGGGCAGATCCCCGGCGGCGGGGTCGCAACGGCGGACGAGTGCATCCGGTTCGCGCTGTCGCAGGACATCGCGTCGCTGGTGGTCGGCATCGACTCGATGAAGGTGCTGATGCAGAACGTCGAGATCGCCCGCAGCTTCCGCTCGATGCCCAAGGACGAGAGCGACGCGCTGCTGGCGCGGGTGAAGACCGTGGCGGGCGACGGGCGGTTCGAGCCGTCGAAGTCCACGCAACTGTTCGACGGCCCCTACCACCGCCGCCAGCACGGGTTCGCGGGATAG
- a CDS encoding Crp/Fnr family transcriptional regulator, protein MPTPLPENRLLSTLPPADLGRLLRHMADVTLGPRDVVYEPGGLLEYVYFPRAGVISAVVLMGDGRSAEAAGIGPEGMAGVSSALGADRSRERVFCQVAPCRCRRMPAAAFAAAVRESGTVRDVVYRYVRAVMTVAARQAACNCLHSADERCARWLLQCHDRAGADEFPLTHEFLAQMLGVRRATVTVTAGTLQAAGLITYKSGMVRICDRAGLEAAACECYAAIRDTIT, encoded by the coding sequence GTGCCGACCCCGTTGCCGGAGAACCGGCTCCTGTCCACATTACCGCCCGCTGATCTGGGCCGCCTGCTCCGCCACATGGCCGACGTGACGCTCGGCCCCAGGGACGTCGTGTACGAACCGGGCGGGCTTTTGGAGTACGTGTACTTTCCGCGGGCGGGGGTGATTTCGGCGGTGGTACTGATGGGCGACGGGAGGAGCGCGGAGGCGGCCGGAATCGGCCCCGAGGGCATGGCCGGGGTGTCGAGCGCGCTCGGCGCCGACCGCAGCCGCGAGCGGGTGTTCTGCCAGGTGGCCCCGTGCCGGTGTCGCCGGATGCCGGCCGCCGCGTTCGCCGCCGCGGTGCGCGAGAGCGGGACGGTGCGGGACGTGGTGTACCGGTACGTGCGGGCCGTCATGACCGTCGCCGCGCGACAGGCCGCGTGCAACTGCCTGCACTCGGCCGACGAGCGGTGCGCGCGGTGGCTGCTCCAGTGCCACGACCGGGCCGGGGCCGACGAGTTCCCGCTCACCCACGAGTTCCTGGCGCAGATGCTCGGCGTCCGCCGGGCGACCGTCACGGTGACGGCCGGAACCCTCCAGGCCGCCGGCCTCATTACCTACAAGAGCGGGATGGTCCGGATCTGCGATCGCGCGGGGTTAGAGGCCGCCGCGTGCGAGTGCTACGCCGCCATCCGCGACACGATCACATAA
- a CDS encoding type II toxin-antitoxin system HicB family antitoxin, which produces MRREFTLEYWKDGEWLVGRLVEVPGVLSQGETLDELRANIQDAYELLTVDEREAAPEGV; this is translated from the coding sequence ATGCGTCGCGAATTCACGCTCGAATACTGGAAAGACGGCGAGTGGCTCGTCGGTCGGCTGGTTGAGGTGCCGGGCGTGCTCAGTCAGGGCGAAACGCTCGACGAGTTGCGCGCGAACATTCAAGACGCCTACGAGCTGCTGACGGTCGATGAGCGCGAGGCGGCGCCGGAAGGTGTTTGA
- a CDS encoding BON domain-containing protein, translating into MFAHLLTSKTLRTVAALACAATAGQLLAADPLPPAAPVARPVSLAELTLGTTIQMAFDADPVLRNVPILVSVVDRGAVIGGAVASEEIMRRAEAVARAVPGVESVKNTCFVDVSPDPLLRALASKMKPGNEPTGVALPGVVAPPAAPAGYVPKAPPPSSAELVAVAPGKTVVVQHPSTLNAPVNVLGAPVLPRPSGAPPLPPGGFTAPGALTGIGSKPADVLAAVAAIRAADPRFARLTAEMKPDGAVLVSGSVSHAADVWDFAGAVRKVPGVTRVTLDPNTVK; encoded by the coding sequence ATGTTTGCGCACCTGCTGACATCGAAAACCCTTCGCACGGTTGCCGCGCTCGCCTGCGCCGCAACGGCGGGACAACTGTTGGCCGCCGACCCGCTCCCGCCCGCTGCCCCGGTGGCCAGGCCGGTCTCCCTCGCCGAGCTGACGCTGGGCACCACGATCCAGATGGCGTTCGACGCAGACCCGGTGCTCCGCAACGTGCCGATCTTGGTGAGCGTCGTGGACCGGGGCGCGGTGATCGGCGGGGCGGTCGCCAGCGAGGAGATCATGAGGCGCGCCGAGGCGGTGGCCCGGGCGGTCCCCGGGGTCGAGTCGGTGAAGAACACGTGCTTCGTCGACGTGTCCCCCGACCCGCTGCTGCGGGCGCTCGCGAGCAAAATGAAACCGGGCAACGAGCCCACCGGGGTGGCGCTGCCGGGCGTCGTGGCCCCGCCGGCCGCCCCCGCCGGGTACGTCCCCAAGGCGCCGCCCCCGTCGTCCGCCGAGCTTGTGGCGGTCGCGCCGGGTAAGACGGTGGTCGTGCAGCACCCGAGCACGCTGAACGCCCCGGTGAACGTCCTCGGCGCCCCGGTGCTGCCGCGCCCGAGCGGCGCGCCGCCCCTGCCGCCCGGCGGCTTCACCGCCCCCGGCGCGCTGACCGGCATCGGCTCGAAGCCCGCCGACGTGCTGGCCGCGGTGGCCGCCATCCGCGCCGCCGACCCGCGGTTCGCACGGCTCACGGCCGAAATGAAGCCGGACGGCGCCGTGCTCGTGTCCGGATCGGTTTCTCACGCCGCGGACGTCTGGGATTTCGCGGGGGCTGTGCGGAAGGTGCCCGGCGTGACTCGCGTGACGCTCGATCCGAACACGGTGAAGTGA
- a CDS encoding ferritin-like domain-containing protein, translating to MALDSLHDLYVEELKDLYNAENQLLKALPRMAKAASSGELKAAFTEHLTATQKQVERLEQIFEGLGVSPKGKKCKAMEGLIEEGKEVMQEDGDPSVIDAALIAAAQRVEHYEMAGYGCVRTFANLLGYGDAEALLQETLDEEGEADKKLTELAETVINVEAESAEGEEGEEDEEAEEPAPSPRRAKPKAGGKK from the coding sequence ATGGCACTCGACTCCCTGCACGACCTATACGTGGAAGAACTCAAGGACCTGTATAACGCCGAAAACCAGTTGCTCAAGGCGCTGCCGCGGATGGCCAAGGCGGCCTCGTCCGGGGAGCTGAAGGCGGCGTTCACGGAGCACCTGACGGCCACCCAGAAACAGGTCGAGCGGCTCGAACAAATCTTTGAAGGGCTCGGCGTTAGCCCGAAGGGGAAGAAGTGTAAGGCAATGGAGGGGCTGATCGAGGAGGGCAAGGAGGTCATGCAGGAGGACGGTGACCCGTCCGTCATCGACGCGGCACTGATCGCGGCGGCCCAGCGGGTCGAGCACTACGAGATGGCCGGGTACGGGTGCGTGCGGACCTTTGCCAACCTGCTCGGGTACGGAGACGCAGAGGCCCTGCTCCAGGAGACGCTCGACGAGGAAGGCGAGGCGGACAAGAAGCTCACCGAACTGGCCGAGACCGTCATCAACGTCGAAGCCGAGAGCGCCGAAGGCGAAGAGGGTGAAGAGGACGAGGAAGCCGAGGAGCCCGCGCCGAGCCCCCGCAGGGCTAAGCCCAAGGCGGGCGGAAAGAAGTGA
- the rpsO gene encoding 30S ribosomal protein S15, with amino-acid sequence MSITKEEKSGLISQFRRGDTDTGSPEVQVALLTKRINSLTEHMRAHKKDFSSRRGLLKLVSQRADLLKYLRQTDRDRYLAVIGKLGLRK; translated from the coding sequence ATGTCGATCACGAAGGAAGAGAAGTCTGGGCTTATCAGCCAGTTCCGGCGCGGCGACACCGACACCGGTTCGCCCGAAGTGCAGGTCGCGCTGCTCACCAAGCGGATCAACTCCCTGACGGAGCACATGCGGGCGCACAAGAAAGACTTCTCCAGCCGCCGCGGGCTGCTGAAGCTCGTCAGCCAACGCGCTGACCTGCTCAAGTACCTCCGGCAAACCGACCGCGATCGCTACCTCGCGGTCATTGGGAAGCTCGGGCTCCGCAAATAG
- a CDS encoding dehydrogenase yields MKVVGWHASHELYPPGELIMLVRRAEGAGMCSDNFHPWTPHQGKSGFAFTWFGAALQSATRTSG; encoded by the coding sequence ATGAAAGTGGTCGGCTGGCACGCGTCGCACGAGTTGTACCCACCCGGCGAACTGATCATGCTCGTGCGCCGCGCCGAAGGGGCCGGGATGTGCTCGGACAACTTCCACCCGTGGACGCCGCACCAGGGCAAGAGCGGGTTTGCGTTTACTTGGTTCGGCGCCGCCCTTCAGAGCGCGACGCGGACATCCGGCTGA
- a CDS encoding DUF4142 domain-containing protein, whose translation MRFTSRLMAVLAMLAGGAALADDAKPITDAEFVTKAASGGLFEVESSKLAKTSATSPEAKKFADRMIADHEKANKELMGAAKKAGIEVPTKMSAEHQKLLDQVQAAKGADFDKAYMAAQVAAHDEAVALFSGATKGVKDPGLKAFAEKTLPVIKEHQEHAKKHSK comes from the coding sequence ATGCGTTTCACCAGCCGACTGATGGCGGTTCTGGCGATGTTGGCAGGGGGCGCGGCGCTCGCCGACGACGCGAAGCCGATCACCGACGCCGAGTTCGTGACCAAGGCGGCCAGCGGGGGCCTGTTCGAGGTCGAGTCGAGCAAACTGGCCAAGACGTCGGCGACATCACCCGAGGCGAAGAAGTTCGCCGATCGCATGATCGCCGACCACGAGAAGGCGAACAAGGAGCTGATGGGGGCCGCGAAGAAGGCCGGCATTGAGGTGCCGACCAAGATGTCGGCCGAACACCAGAAGCTGCTCGACCAGGTCCAGGCGGCCAAGGGGGCGGACTTCGACAAGGCCTACATGGCCGCTCAGGTCGCCGCCCACGACGAGGCCGTTGCCTTGTTCTCCGGGGCGACAAAAGGGGTCAAGGACCCCGGGCTGAAGGCCTTCGCCGAGAAGACGCTGCCGGTCATCAAGGAGCACCAGGAGCACGCCAAGAAGCACTCGAAGTGA
- a CDS encoding cysteine hydrolase family protein translates to MPGTSESLHGSAPDKCPVALLLVDVINPLDFPEADQLLRHAAPAAKKLAELKGRAHGAGVPVIYANDNFGRWRSDLSAVVERCRKWDCKGRELVELLHPSEDDYFVLKPKHSAFFSTTLDTLLGYLGTETLVIGGFAADICVLFTANDAYMRDLRVVVPSDGVASNKAEDRDAALALVRRVLKGDTPGTADIDFRALVSG, encoded by the coding sequence ATGCCCGGAACCAGTGAAAGCCTGCACGGCAGCGCGCCGGACAAGTGCCCGGTCGCCCTCCTGCTCGTGGACGTGATTAACCCCCTCGACTTTCCCGAGGCCGACCAGCTGCTGCGGCACGCGGCCCCGGCGGCGAAGAAGCTCGCGGAGCTGAAGGGGCGGGCACACGGGGCGGGTGTCCCGGTGATCTACGCCAACGACAACTTCGGCCGCTGGCGGTCGGACCTGAGCGCGGTCGTCGAACGGTGCCGAAAGTGGGACTGCAAGGGGCGGGAACTGGTCGAGCTGCTCCACCCGAGCGAGGACGATTACTTCGTCCTCAAGCCGAAGCACTCGGCGTTCTTCTCCACCACGCTCGACACGCTGCTCGGATACCTGGGAACCGAAACGCTCGTGATCGGCGGGTTCGCCGCCGACATTTGCGTGCTGTTCACGGCCAACGACGCGTACATGCGCGACCTGCGGGTCGTGGTCCCGTCGGACGGCGTGGCGTCGAACAAGGCGGAGGACCGGGACGCGGCGCTCGCGCTGGTGCGACGGGTCCTCAAGGGCGACACGCCCGGTACCGCCGACATCGATTTCCGGGCGCTGGTGAGCGGGTGA
- a CDS encoding DUF2231 domain-containing protein, whose amino-acid sequence MATVESRAKVLGHAMHPMLIVVPLGMFVGAVVFDGVFYFGGREPQWAVVAYWMIVTGLIGGVVAAVPGWIDWFAIPAGTRAKRIGLVHGLGNGVGVLGLFGASWYCRRPDVPNPPDLALLLSLLGFLLGGVTAWLGGELIERLGVGVDPGAHPNAPNSLSGRSAGPRA is encoded by the coding sequence ATGGCAACGGTCGAGAGCCGCGCGAAGGTGCTCGGGCACGCGATGCACCCGATGTTGATCGTCGTCCCACTCGGCATGTTCGTCGGCGCGGTCGTCTTCGACGGCGTGTTCTACTTCGGCGGGCGCGAGCCCCAGTGGGCGGTGGTGGCGTACTGGATGATCGTGACCGGTTTGATCGGCGGGGTGGTTGCGGCCGTGCCCGGGTGGATCGACTGGTTCGCCATCCCGGCCGGCACCCGGGCGAAGAGGATCGGCCTCGTCCACGGGTTAGGTAACGGCGTCGGGGTGCTCGGGCTGTTCGGGGCGAGCTGGTACTGCCGCCGCCCGGACGTCCCGAACCCGCCGGACCTGGCGCTGCTGCTGTCGCTGCTCGGGTTCCTGCTCGGCGGCGTGACGGCGTGGCTCGGGGGCGAGCTGATCGAGCGGTTGGGCGTCGGCGTCGATCCCGGCGCCCACCCGAACGCGCCGAACTCACTGTCCGGGCGTTCCGCCGGTCCGCGAGCGTAA
- a CDS encoding heparan-alpha-glucosaminide N-acetyltransferase domain-containing protein produces the protein MSAEPPDPKGAAGAPASAPRLASLDQFRGYTVLGMLLVNFVGSFAVIKADVPVLAHHHTYCSYADTIMPQFLFAVGFAFRLTFARRRDAVGPRAAYGHAVRRNLALFLVAFAVYSVGSRWEKWDDLAQRDAVLLRWAKQDLFQTLGHIAVTSLWVLPVIAARPRVRFGFAVFSGALHLALSYWFNYRWANTPPNGVDGGPLGFLTWAVPLLAGTLACDLYQAVASRGRLCGLLLVAGLAVGALAYGLSCLHLAPSDLDEWRFHATASAAAPPLVYVGVKPPTNDLFTMSQRSGSLTYTLFGAGVSLVVLALFVLACDIGGLRWGVFDTFGSNALAAYIIHGLVFDAAKPFVPRDAPLWYVYTACGLALGLCYMFVRHLEKHRLFLKL, from the coding sequence ATGTCAGCCGAACCGCCCGACCCTAAAGGCGCCGCGGGGGCGCCCGCATCAGCCCCGCGCCTCGCGTCACTGGACCAGTTCCGCGGGTACACCGTCCTGGGCATGCTGCTGGTGAACTTCGTCGGCTCGTTCGCCGTCATCAAGGCGGACGTGCCGGTGCTCGCGCACCACCACACGTACTGCAGCTACGCCGACACGATCATGCCGCAGTTCCTGTTCGCGGTGGGATTCGCGTTCCGGCTCACCTTCGCGCGCCGCCGGGACGCGGTCGGCCCGCGCGCCGCCTACGGGCACGCGGTGCGGCGCAACCTCGCGCTATTCCTGGTCGCGTTCGCGGTGTACAGCGTCGGCTCGCGGTGGGAGAAGTGGGACGACCTCGCCCAGCGCGACGCGGTCCTGCTCCGCTGGGCCAAACAGGACCTGTTCCAGACCCTGGGACACATCGCGGTCACGTCGCTGTGGGTGCTCCCGGTGATCGCGGCCCGGCCGCGGGTGCGGTTCGGGTTCGCGGTGTTCTCGGGCGCCCTGCACCTGGCGCTCTCGTACTGGTTCAACTACCGCTGGGCGAACACCCCGCCCAACGGCGTGGACGGCGGGCCGCTCGGATTCCTCACCTGGGCCGTCCCGCTCTTGGCCGGCACCCTGGCGTGCGACCTGTACCAGGCCGTCGCGAGCCGGGGGAGGCTCTGCGGCCTCCTGCTCGTCGCGGGGCTCGCGGTCGGCGCGCTGGCCTACGGGCTGTCGTGCCTGCACCTCGCGCCGTCGGACCTCGACGAGTGGCGGTTCCACGCGACCGCGTCGGCCGCCGCGCCGCCGCTCGTTTACGTGGGCGTGAAGCCGCCCACCAACGACCTGTTCACGATGAGCCAGCGGTCCGGGAGCCTGACCTACACGCTGTTCGGCGCGGGCGTGTCGCTGGTCGTGCTGGCGCTGTTCGTGCTGGCGTGCGACATCGGCGGGCTGCGGTGGGGCGTGTTCGACACGTTCGGCTCGAACGCGCTGGCGGCCTACATCATCCACGGGCTCGTGTTCGACGCCGCCAAGCCGTTCGTGCCGCGGGACGCGCCGCTGTGGTACGTTTACACCGCGTGCGGGCTCGCGCTCGGCCTCTGCTACATGTTCGTGCGGCACCTCGAAAAGCACCGGCTGTTCCTGAAGCTCTGA
- a CDS encoding DUF1559 domain-containing protein, translating into MTRHRRGFTLIELLVVIAIIAILIGLLLPAVQKVREAAARMSCSNKLKQLGLAAHNYHSAYEKFPYGMYRVQNPEYPADSTAALGPSGQNPRHNLVWQLLPYLEQDAIHKRWNLYDFSANAPYMNQRLVAMECPSQPIGEHLNQPPPGGTPGQYSLTSYYGCAGTRSYPRRPGESGGPTMLQYRDGVFDQNRRYNVVGITDGTSNTLMFGERHYFDPVFDTQTLSPDRIADWGWMWFGAQGDVFLGCNVKINFKLPADFMSRSGTEQQILYEDRINAFGSGHTGGANFTLADGSVRFIRDSISPQTLLFLGTRASGEVIPNDF; encoded by the coding sequence ATGACACGTCACCGGCGTGGGTTTACGCTTATTGAATTGCTGGTGGTGATCGCGATCATCGCGATTCTCATTGGGTTACTATTGCCAGCGGTTCAAAAGGTCCGCGAGGCCGCCGCACGCATGTCCTGCAGTAACAAGCTGAAGCAGCTCGGGCTGGCGGCCCACAACTATCACTCGGCCTACGAGAAGTTCCCCTACGGGATGTATCGGGTGCAGAACCCCGAGTACCCCGCGGACTCGACCGCGGCCCTCGGGCCGAGCGGGCAGAACCCGCGCCACAACCTCGTGTGGCAACTGCTGCCGTATTTGGAGCAAGACGCGATCCACAAGCGCTGGAATCTGTACGACTTCAGCGCCAACGCGCCGTACATGAATCAACGGCTCGTCGCGATGGAGTGCCCGTCGCAGCCGATCGGCGAACACCTGAACCAACCTCCCCCCGGCGGCACGCCTGGGCAGTACTCGCTGACCAGCTATTACGGCTGCGCCGGCACTCGGTCCTATCCGCGCCGCCCGGGCGAGAGCGGCGGGCCGACTATGCTCCAATACCGTGACGGCGTCTTCGATCAGAACCGCCGCTACAACGTGGTGGGTATCACCGATGGTACGAGCAACACCCTCATGTTCGGGGAGCGCCACTACTTCGACCCGGTGTTCGACACCCAAACGCTTAGTCCCGACCGAATCGCTGACTGGGGCTGGATGTGGTTCGGCGCGCAGGGCGACGTGTTTCTGGGGTGCAACGTGAAGATCAACTTCAAGCTCCCCGCGGACTTCATGAGCCGCTCGGGCACGGAACAGCAGATCCTCTACGAGGACCGGATCAACGCGTTCGGCAGCGGCCACACCGGCGGGGCCAACTTTACGCTGGCCGACGGCTCGGTCCGCTTCATCCGCGACAGCATCTCCCCGCAGACGCTGCTGTTCCTCGGCACGCGCGCGAGTGGAGAGGTGATCCCCAACGACTTCTAA
- a CDS encoding GNAT family N-acetyltransferase, with the protein MSDFTIRLATAEDLEAIRAIYNYYVERSTCTYQVEPDTAAERAAWFRDRSAKYPATVAERDGAVIGWGALSPWKSRCGYAWSAEASVYIHHEHHRRGLGKALLLDLIARGRAAGLHTIIGATSSDQTASLALQVSVGFEVIGTHREVGRKFDRWLDVTYTQLMLAER; encoded by the coding sequence ATGTCCGACTTCACTATCCGGCTGGCGACCGCGGAGGACCTGGAAGCGATCCGCGCCATTTACAACTACTACGTCGAGCGCTCGACCTGCACCTACCAGGTCGAGCCCGACACCGCCGCGGAGCGGGCGGCGTGGTTCCGCGACCGCTCGGCCAAGTACCCGGCGACGGTCGCGGAGCGCGACGGGGCGGTCATCGGGTGGGGGGCGCTGTCCCCGTGGAAGTCGCGGTGCGGGTACGCGTGGTCCGCGGAGGCGTCCGTGTACATCCACCACGAGCACCACCGCCGCGGGCTCGGCAAGGCGCTGCTGCTCGACCTCATCGCGCGGGGCCGCGCCGCCGGGCTGCACACCATCATCGGCGCCACCAGCAGCGACCAGACCGCGAGCCTCGCCCTTCAGGTGTCGGTGGGGTTCGAGGTGATCGGCACGCACCGCGAGGTGGGCCGCAAGTTCGACCGCTGGCTGGACGTCACGTACACGCAACTGATGCTCGCCGAGCGATAG
- a CDS encoding ATP-binding protein — protein MPRLIVIRGVDEGKQFELTSPSVTVGRHSANAVPLHDTQVSRRHLEVRAVAHGYELRDLGSGNGTLLNGQPVQVAPLRSGDTITVGQSVLMFTAGRNEFPAAGSELTERVRLQVRPEQDLNSAILRTVAADAGSQILARPAAATDWVRARLASLAALYETAAVISHILDVDQLLDAVMNLVFKSVGADHGCFVLRDESGRLVPKAVHYREGTNRQEELAVSRTVVEHVMREAQGVLVSDVHSDDRFRAVESLHRHNIREAICVPMKGRREVVGVLFLDTQSSLKQVLSRGPDATTFTEDHLHLASAIAHQAAIAVEESRYHQALVNAERLAAVGQTIAALSHHIKNIMQGVRFGADMVRTAIKESDADLLGKGWKLVERNQNRIDDLILDMLSYSKEREPVVEPTDLNHLCEDVLGLVRGRATDRGVAIDWHPGAGVSAVPCDAEGVHRAVLNLAGNAIDALEGRPNAKLSVQALLEADGSWAKVIVMDNGPGIPADKLEDIFKPFVSTKGSRGTGLGLPVSRKIVREHGGDILVQSVPDKGSKFTVRLPMKSAFASDATGLHHIPLPPPEE, from the coding sequence GTGCCACGACTGATCGTCATCCGCGGCGTGGACGAGGGCAAGCAGTTCGAGCTGACGAGCCCGTCCGTCACCGTCGGCCGGCACTCCGCCAACGCGGTGCCGCTGCACGACACCCAGGTGTCGCGCCGGCACCTCGAGGTGCGGGCGGTCGCGCACGGGTACGAGCTGCGCGACCTCGGCAGCGGCAACGGCACGCTCCTGAACGGCCAGCCGGTGCAGGTCGCCCCGCTCCGCAGCGGCGACACCATTACCGTCGGCCAGTCGGTGCTCATGTTCACCGCCGGGCGCAACGAGTTCCCCGCCGCAGGCAGCGAGCTGACCGAGCGGGTCCGGCTCCAGGTGCGCCCCGAGCAGGACCTGAACTCCGCGATCCTGCGCACCGTGGCGGCGGACGCCGGCAGCCAGATCCTGGCGCGCCCGGCGGCGGCGACGGACTGGGTGCGCGCCCGGCTCGCCAGCCTGGCGGCGCTGTACGAGACCGCCGCGGTCATCAGCCACATCCTCGACGTGGACCAGCTCCTCGACGCCGTCATGAACCTCGTGTTCAAGTCGGTGGGGGCGGACCACGGGTGCTTCGTGCTCCGCGACGAGTCCGGCCGGCTGGTCCCCAAGGCCGTCCACTACCGCGAGGGGACGAACCGGCAGGAGGAGCTCGCGGTCAGCCGCACCGTTGTCGAGCACGTGATGCGCGAGGCGCAGGGCGTGCTCGTGTCGGACGTTCACTCCGACGACCGGTTCCGCGCGGTCGAGAGCCTGCACCGGCACAACATCCGCGAGGCGATCTGCGTCCCGATGAAGGGCCGGCGCGAGGTGGTGGGGGTGCTGTTCCTCGACACCCAGTCCTCCCTCAAGCAGGTGCTGAGCCGCGGGCCGGACGCGACCACGTTCACCGAGGACCACCTGCACCTCGCCAGCGCGATCGCGCACCAGGCCGCCATCGCGGTGGAAGAGAGCCGCTACCACCAGGCCCTCGTGAACGCGGAGCGGCTCGCCGCCGTGGGGCAGACCATCGCGGCCCTGTCGCACCACATCAAGAACATCATGCAGGGGGTGCGGTTCGGGGCCGACATGGTGCGCACCGCAATAAAGGAGTCCGACGCGGACCTGCTCGGGAAGGGGTGGAAGCTCGTCGAGCGGAACCAGAACCGCATCGACGACCTGATTCTGGACATGCTGAGCTACTCGAAGGAGCGCGAGCCGGTCGTCGAGCCGACGGACCTGAACCACCTGTGCGAGGACGTGCTCGGGCTGGTGCGGGGCCGCGCGACGGACCGCGGCGTCGCCATCGACTGGCACCCCGGGGCGGGCGTGTCGGCGGTGCCGTGCGACGCCGAGGGCGTTCACCGGGCCGTGCTGAACCTCGCGGGCAACGCGATCGACGCCCTGGAGGGCCGCCCCAACGCGAAGCTCTCCGTTCAAGCCCTGCTGGAGGCCGACGGGAGCTGGGCGAAGGTCATCGTCATGGACAACGGCCCGGGCATCCCGGCGGACAAGCTCGAGGACATCTTCAAGCCCTTCGTCAGCACGAAAGGGAGCCGCGGGACGGGGCTGGGGCTGCCGGTGAGCCGCAAGATCGTGCGCGAGCACGGCGGCGACATCCTCGTTCAGAGCGTCCCCGACAAGGGGAGCAAGTTCACCGTCCGGCTGCCGATGAAGTCCGCGTTCGCCAGCGACGCCACCGGCCTGCACCACATCCCCCTACCGCCGCCCGAGGAGTGA